A window of Methanobacteriales archaeon HGW-Methanobacteriales-1 contains these coding sequences:
- a CDS encoding bifunctional metallophosphatase/5'-nucleotidase has product MNDSHAYLDIHQELFWEGDHAKYELAGGYARIATIFNQIRGENPKTLVFDCGDTIHGTYAAVKTKGEALIPILNYLNFDAMTAHWEFAYGPEHFKKLTKKLNYPMLAINCYHESNNELFFEPWIIKEIGKLKIGIIGIAATIVDKVMPASFSKGIYFTLGNEELPYYINKLRNEEKVDLIVVVSHLGFPQEMKLAHEVEGIDVLLSAHTHNRLYKPVLVNNTILIQSGCHGSFVGMLNLNISRGKVVNFQHKLITVSEDIKPDSVVENMVNLILKPYKDELNQVVGYTDTGLNRNTVLESTMDNFLLKSLLSETGAQIAFSNGWRYGAPVPPGKITLNDLHNIIPTNPPVSTVELTGKEIWMMLEENLEHLFARDPYNQMGGYLKRCMGLNLYFKVENPHGQRIQELYIAGKKLNMDQTYRAAYVTSQGVPSNYGKKRDQLDVTAVEALLNYLSRNQPLKAELQGTVITI; this is encoded by the coding sequence ATGAATGATAGCCACGCTTATTTGGATATTCATCAAGAATTATTCTGGGAAGGTGATCATGCTAAATATGAGTTAGCAGGTGGTTATGCTAGAATTGCTACTATATTCAATCAAATTCGAGGGGAAAACCCCAAAACTTTAGTTTTTGATTGTGGAGATACTATTCATGGTACTTATGCAGCAGTAAAAACCAAAGGCGAAGCATTAATCCCTATTTTGAACTATTTGAACTTTGACGCCATGACTGCACACTGGGAATTTGCATATGGCCCTGAACATTTTAAAAAACTAACAAAGAAATTGAATTATCCCATGTTAGCTATTAACTGCTATCATGAGTCAAATAATGAGCTTTTTTTTGAACCATGGATTATTAAAGAGATTGGGAAGCTTAAGATAGGTATAATAGGCATAGCGGCCACTATAGTTGACAAAGTTATGCCTGCATCCTTTAGTAAAGGAATTTACTTTACATTAGGTAACGAAGAATTACCATATTATATTAATAAACTGCGAAATGAAGAAAAAGTTGATTTAATTGTAGTTGTCTCACATTTGGGTTTTCCTCAGGAAATGAAGTTAGCCCATGAAGTTGAAGGTATAGATGTATTGTTAAGTGCACATACGCATAACCGACTTTATAAACCAGTACTTGTTAATAACACCATCTTAATTCAATCTGGATGTCATGGTTCATTTGTTGGAATGTTAAATCTTAATATAAGTAGAGGAAAGGTGGTTAATTTCCAACACAAACTTATCACCGTATCTGAAGATATTAAACCTGATTCTGTGGTTGAAAACATGGTAAATCTCATTTTAAAACCATATAAAGATGAATTAAATCAAGTCGTAGGTTATACTGATACTGGACTTAATCGTAATACTGTACTGGAATCTACCATGGATAATTTTCTTTTAAAAAGTCTTTTATCCGAGACAGGTGCTCAAATAGCATTTTCTAATGGTTGGAGATATGGTGCACCTGTTCCCCCCGGAAAAATAACTTTAAATGATCTTCATAATATTATTCCGACCAATCCTCCGGTTTCAACTGTAGAATTGACAGGTAAAGAAATTTGGATGATGTTGGAAGAGAATTTGGAACATTTATTTGCAAGAGATCCTTATAATCAGATGGGAGGTTATTTAAAGAGGTGTATGGGTTTAAATTTGTATTTTAAAGTGGAAAATCCCCATGGTCAACGTATACAAGAACTATATATAGCTGGAAAAAAACTGAATATGGATCAAACATATAGGGCAGCTTATGTTACCAGTCAGGGTGTTCCTTCGAATTATGGTAAAAAAAGAGATCAACTAGATGTTACTGCAGTAGAAGCGTTGTTAAATTACCTATCTCGAAATCAACCCTTAAAAGCTGAGCTTCAAGGTACAGTTATAACAATTTGA
- a CDS encoding cupin domain-containing protein encodes MKIVNWKEIKSAPNPHGVDARKIYDTENAVAVHMIIKPGEFLKKHVTPVDVFFYVLEGEGIIEIGDEKEMVGKDSLIDSPAKIPHLWRNEGNEDLRILIVKVPRPVKSTRIL; translated from the coding sequence ATGAAGATAGTAAACTGGAAAGAGATCAAATCCGCTCCTAATCCCCACGGAGTAGATGCACGTAAAATATACGATACTGAAAATGCAGTTGCCGTCCACATGATAATAAAACCCGGTGAATTCTTAAAAAAACATGTAACTCCAGTGGACGTGTTTTTCTATGTTCTGGAGGGTGAAGGCATCATTGAAATTGGGGATGAAAAAGAAATGGTAGGGAAAGATTCACTTATTGACAGCCCTGCCAAAATACCCCATCTCTGGAGAAATGAGGGGAATGAAGACCTTCGAATTCTGATCGTGAAAGTTCCAAGACCGGTTAAATCTACCAGAATTCTGTAA
- a CDS encoding TrmB family transcriptional regulator: MPIKQSTLNALKIMGLTDYESKVYLSLASLISADAFEISDNSGVPRSRTYDVLKNLHKKGFVDITRGKPLKYSIVPPQDVFEKSRKSINDQLDEGESELKTIYENQIPKSQAPIWLIYGTDKIVKKEMEIISRSRDSLHIAAGLMFQDEIPKLNESLHKALKRGVQTRIISAPSSITDGEKIDISKGLSELDCEIKTFQIPYIKVIIRDKKEMLLVFSRFSEGSVISQTAIGVWNQYTEFVETITELYNLVWTMDLLNMAIPDNNAL, translated from the coding sequence ATTCCAATAAAACAATCCACACTAAATGCTCTTAAAATTATGGGACTTACTGATTACGAATCCAAAGTATACCTATCTCTGGCATCCTTAATATCTGCAGATGCATTTGAAATAAGCGATAATTCGGGAGTACCCCGGTCAAGAACCTACGATGTCCTGAAAAATCTTCATAAAAAAGGTTTTGTTGATATAACCAGAGGTAAACCTCTTAAATATAGTATTGTACCTCCACAAGATGTTTTTGAAAAATCGAGAAAGAGTATAAATGATCAGCTGGATGAGGGTGAATCAGAACTAAAAACTATCTATGAAAACCAGATCCCCAAATCCCAAGCGCCAATCTGGTTGATCTATGGAACAGATAAAATCGTGAAAAAGGAGATGGAGATTATATCCCGGTCCCGCGACTCCCTGCACATTGCTGCGGGGTTGATGTTTCAGGATGAAATTCCAAAATTAAATGAAAGCTTACATAAAGCCTTAAAAAGAGGAGTGCAGACCAGAATTATATCCGCACCTTCTAGCATTACAGATGGTGAAAAAATTGATATATCTAAGGGTTTAAGTGAGTTGGATTGTGAAATTAAAACCTTCCAGATACCTTACATCAAGGTTATCATAAGGGACAAGAAAGAAATGCTATTGGTATTTTCCAGATTCTCAGAAGGAAGTGTTATTTCACAAACAGCCATCGGGGTCTGGAACCAATACACGGAATTTGTAGAAACCATAACTGAATTATATAATTTGGTATGGACCATGGATCTCTTAAACATGGCTATCCCTGATAATAATGCATTATAA
- a CDS encoding NAD(P)-dependent alcohol dehydrogenase: MKAVLCTKYGSPDVLQLEEVEKPTPKDNELLIRIHASSVTAGDCEIRSFKMPGWLWLPARIGFGIRGPRNKILGQELAGEIESVGKDVKRFRKGDQVFGRTGFGFGAHAEYICLSEDGVLTTKPSNMTHEEAAAVPFGGLDALHFIRKGNIQNGQKVLINGASGSIGTFAVQIAKYLGAEVTGVCSTSNLDMVHSIGAEHVIDYTKEDFTKKSQIYDVIFDVVGKSSFSNSLRSLKQNGLYILANPGLLQMVRGPLNSTRSNKKVIIGAASPKTEDLIFLKELIEDKKKIKTAIDRCYPLEQIVEAHRYVENGHKKGNVVITMT; the protein is encoded by the coding sequence ATGAAAGCCGTTTTGTGCACAAAATACGGATCACCAGATGTTCTTCAGCTGGAAGAAGTAGAAAAACCTACTCCAAAAGACAATGAATTATTGATAAGGATACACGCATCATCAGTAACTGCCGGAGACTGCGAAATTAGAAGTTTCAAAATGCCTGGCTGGCTGTGGCTGCCTGCGAGAATAGGGTTTGGCATCAGAGGGCCAAGAAACAAAATACTAGGTCAAGAGCTAGCTGGAGAAATTGAATCTGTAGGTAAAGATGTAAAACGATTTAGGAAAGGTGATCAAGTTTTTGGACGCACCGGTTTTGGGTTTGGTGCTCATGCTGAGTACATATGTCTGTCTGAAGATGGAGTATTAACAACGAAACCATCCAATATGACCCATGAAGAAGCCGCTGCTGTCCCTTTTGGGGGCCTTGATGCACTGCATTTTATTAGAAAAGGAAATATCCAGAACGGACAAAAAGTTCTGATTAATGGAGCTTCTGGTAGTATTGGTACTTTTGCAGTACAGATTGCCAAATACTTGGGGGCTGAAGTTACTGGAGTATGTAGCACCAGTAATCTGGACATGGTACATTCAATTGGGGCAGAACATGTTATTGATTACACTAAAGAGGATTTTACTAAAAAAAGCCAGATATATGATGTTATTTTTGATGTGGTAGGCAAGAGTTCGTTTTCCAATAGTTTAAGATCACTGAAGCAAAATGGACTCTATATTTTAGCTAACCCGGGTCTGCTGCAAATGGTTCGAGGTCCCTTGAATTCCACAAGAAGCAACAAAAAAGTGATAATAGGAGCAGCAAGTCCTAAAACTGAAGATTTAATATTCCTAAAAGAATTAATTGAGGATAAAAAAAAGATAAAAACGGCCATAGATCGATGTTATCCATTAGAACAGATTGTTGAAGCTCACCGATATGTTGAAAATGGACACAAGAAGGGGAATGTGGTCATAACAATGACATAA
- a CDS encoding ArsR family transcriptional regulator, with translation MKRVLWYLIAGSRGGSNRARIIKAIHDRPYNVNQLSIELNLDYKTIKHHIKVLEDHDIVNSGEEKYGAMFFLSNRMEENYSIFLDILSKMKK, from the coding sequence ATGAAGAGAGTTTTATGGTATTTGATTGCTGGGAGTAGAGGTGGTTCTAACAGGGCCAGGATTATTAAAGCTATTCATGATAGGCCTTACAATGTAAACCAACTTTCTATAGAACTTAATCTTGACTATAAAACTATTAAACACCATATTAAAGTCCTGGAAGACCATGATATTGTTAATTCGGGTGAGGAAAAATATGGTGCCATGTTCTTTTTATCAAATAGAATGGAGGAAAATTACTCCATTTTCCTGGATATTTTGAGTAAAATGAAAAAATAA